One Triticum dicoccoides isolate Atlit2015 ecotype Zavitan chromosome 5B, WEW_v2.0, whole genome shotgun sequence genomic window carries:
- the LOC119306524 gene encoding polygalacturonase-like, whose product MASTTTRLVCAPLLMLLLLSVSTANSVQDTGSSLRSSTQKNVFILDNYGARGDGKHDDTQALAKAWSAACSSSRPAVLLVPKGKTYLLNSITLSGPCRSSIVFKVKGTLIAPPSMSAWSENDRRRWIFLQRITGLTVNGGGTINGNGEIWWKNSCKTNKALPCKGAPTALTFHLCTNLKVENLKLVNSQQIHVSVQDCSNVHLARLSITAPGTSPNTDGIHITHSKNVQVRDCLVKTGDDCISIENGTHNLHVTKVICGPGHGISIGSLGDGNSRAEVSHIYIDTVRLYGTTNGARIKTWQGGSGYAKDIVFQNMIMDNVQNPIIIDQNYCDSAKPCRSQNSAVEVRDVAFKNIRGTTISKDAIKLSCSKDLPCSGIALENIDLKLEGGKGDTESTCQNAKWRKSGNVIPLPCKGKIKL is encoded by the coding sequence ATGGCGTCCACCACCACGAGGCTCGTCTGTGCTCCACTCCTGATGCTGCTCCTGCTCTCTGTGTCCACGGCCAACTCAGTTCAAGACACCGGCAGCTCACTCAGAAGCTCCACCCAGAAGAATGTGTTCATCCTCGACAACTACGGCGCCCGTGGTGACGGGAAGCACGACGACACGCAGGCGCTGGCCAAGGCGTGGAGCGCGGCGTGTTCCTCGTCCCGGCCGGCCGTGCTGCTCGTCCCCAAGGGCAAGACCTACCTGCTCAACTCCATCACCCTCTCTGGTCCGTGCAGATCCAGCATTGTCTTCAAGGTGAAGGGCACGCTCATCGCTCCTCCGAGCATGTCAGCGTGGAGCGAGAACGACAGGAGGCGCTGGATCTTCCTCCAGCGCATCACCGGCCTCACCGTCAATGGTGGCGGGACCATCAACGGCAACGGTGAGATCTGGTGGAAGAACTCGTGCAAGACCAACAAGGCTCTGCCGTGCAAGGGGGCTCCCACGGCCCTGACGTTTCACCTCTGCACTAATCTAAAGGTGGAGAACCTGAAACTTGTGAACAGTCAGCAAATCCATGTGTCGGTTCAGGACTGCAGCAACGTGCACTTGGCCCGCCTGTCCATCACGGCGCCTGGCACCAGCCCCAACACCGACGGCATCCACATCACCCACAGCAAAAATGTGCAGGTCAGAGATTGTCTCGTCAAGACCGGCGATGACTGCATATCCATCGAGAATGGAACTCACAATCTTCATGTCACAAAAGTTATTTGTGGCCCGGGACATGGCATCAGCATTGGAAGCTTAGGTGATGGTAACTCCAGAGCCGAGGTATCCCATATTTACATTGACACCGTACGATTGTATGGCACGACCAACGGAGCCCGGATCAAGACATGGCAGGGAGGGAGTGGATATGCTAAGGATATCGTGTTCCAGAACATGATCATGGATAATGTGCAAAATCCAATTATCATTGACCAAAATTACTGCGACTCCGCCAAGCCATGCAGGAGCCAGAATTCAGCGGTAGAGGTACGTGATGTGGCGTTCAAGAATATTCGAGGGACAACCATTTCCAAGGATGCCATCAAGCTGAGTTGTAGCAAGGATCTCCCTTGTTCTGGCATTGCCTTAGAGAACATCGACCTTAAATTGGAGGGTGGCAAGGGTGACACCGAGAGTACTTGCCAGAACGCGAAATGGAGGAAGTCAGGAAATGTTATTCCACTACCATGCAAAGGAAAGATTAAGTTGTAG